A single region of the Vagococcus teuberi genome encodes:
- a CDS encoding NADPH-dependent FMN reductase: MDKYIAIVGTNSDQSTNRKLLYFIKDYFKNEADIEIIEIKEFPMFNKPDDGNLPSIVKEVAQKIEEADGVIISTPEYNHAVPAALMNALNWLSYNIYPFVDKPVMITGASYGTLGSSRAQSHLKQMLDSPELKARTMPSSEFLLSHSLQAFDESGKLVDENQIQKLHSLFLDFKHFVYMTNQLMSAHKQNKKEAENFSWENI, translated from the coding sequence ATGGATAAGTATATAGCGATAGTAGGGACAAATTCTGATCAGTCAACAAATCGAAAATTATTGTACTTTATTAAAGATTACTTTAAAAACGAGGCAGATATTGAAATAATCGAAATCAAAGAGTTCCCTATGTTCAATAAACCTGACGATGGAAATTTACCAAGTATTGTAAAAGAAGTAGCGCAAAAAATAGAAGAGGCAGACGGTGTCATTATCAGTACACCGGAATATAATCATGCCGTTCCAGCAGCATTAATGAATGCGTTGAATTGGTTATCTTACAATATTTACCCATTTGTGGATAAACCAGTTATGATTACAGGAGCTTCATATGGTACGTTAGGTTCATCAAGAGCACAAAGTCATTTAAAACAAATGCTTGATTCACCTGAGTTAAAGGCTAGAACAATGCCGAGTTCGGAATTTCTATTAAGTCACTCACTTCAAGCTTTCGATGAAAGTGGAAAATTAGTAGATGAGAATCAAATTCAAAAATTACATAGTCTATTTTTAGACTTTAAGCATTTTGTCTATATGACCAATCAATTAATGAGTGCTCACAAACAAAATAAAAAAGAAGCAGAAAACTTTTCATGGGAAAATATTTAA
- a CDS encoding NADPH-dependent oxidoreductase — MKLVGIVGSNADKSYNRTLLQYIKKHFSDKFDLELIEIKDVPLFNQSNDQTNTPVIQSINRKILNADGVIIATPEHNHTIPASLKSVLEWLSFKIHPLENKPVMIIGASYYDQGSSRAQLHLRQILDAPGVHALVMPGNEFLLGKVREAFDDNNNLKDAKTVEFLSNVLDKFLRYIEVISELEGTKKPELEKEDLYCEGSIDTTIDGVDKGADDWVEQASEKVQAVEGDTYVKLNRGILTVNQLNHFFASMPMELTYADNNNQFLYYNYTKEDKDMLASRHPSQVGNPLAYCHPEKALNGVNWVVQQLRSGAQDCVRVHVPTHGPDKFVVHNYQAIHDDEGNYAGINEYILDFKPIVDWYLKQTGQTLTPGTDTVSGASESSKHTASSDADAVSSASKTE, encoded by the coding sequence ATGAAACTAGTAGGAATTGTAGGATCAAATGCTGATAAATCATATAATCGTACGTTGTTACAATACATAAAAAAACACTTTTCTGATAAATTTGATTTAGAATTAATCGAAATTAAAGATGTTCCATTGTTTAATCAAAGTAATGATCAAACAAATACGCCAGTGATTCAGTCAATAAACCGTAAGATTTTAAATGCAGATGGGGTTATTATTGCAACACCTGAACATAACCATACAATACCAGCCAGTTTAAAGAGTGTATTAGAGTGGTTATCATTTAAAATACATCCACTAGAAAACAAACCAGTAATGATTATTGGTGCTTCATACTATGACCAAGGTTCTTCACGAGCTCAATTACATTTACGACAAATACTTGATGCACCAGGTGTTCATGCTCTAGTCATGCCAGGAAATGAATTTTTACTTGGAAAAGTACGCGAAGCTTTTGATGACAATAATAACCTAAAAGACGCTAAAACTGTTGAGTTTTTAAGTAATGTATTAGATAAATTTTTACGATATATTGAAGTAATATCTGAGTTAGAAGGAACGAAAAAGCCTGAACTGGAAAAAGAAGATTTATATTGCGAAGGGTCAATCGATACCACAATTGATGGAGTTGACAAAGGAGCTGATGACTGGGTTGAACAAGCATCAGAAAAAGTTCAAGCAGTAGAAGGTGATACTTATGTCAAATTAAATCGTGGTATATTAACGGTTAATCAGTTAAATCATTTCTTTGCCTCAATGCCTATGGAATTAACCTATGCAGATAATAATAATCAATTTTTATATTATAATTACACAAAAGAAGATAAAGATATGTTAGCCTCACGTCATCCAAGTCAAGTAGGGAACCCTCTAGCCTATTGTCATCCAGAAAAAGCATTAAACGGTGTGAATTGGGTTGTTCAGCAGTTACGATCTGGAGCTCAAGATTGCGTAAGAGTACATGTTCCAACGCATGGACCAGATAAATTTGTTGTACATAATTATCAAGCAATTCATGATGATGAAGGAAATTATGCTGGTATAAACGAATACATATTAGATTTTAAACCAATTGTTGATTGGTATTTAAAACAAACAGGTCAAACTTTAACACCAGGAACAGATACAGTCAGTGGAGCTTCAGAATCTTCCAAACATACTGCTTCATCTGATGCGGATGCAGTCTCAAGTGCGTCAAAAACAGAATAA
- a CDS encoding S8 family serine peptidase gives MKQSVVKRSALLASSLLLLSTPVLDATLVLANETSSQKETQTNQKKVEESVKNFLNEEKELANKADATDFYTRVNEQLKNEGLITEGTSNTTVDKEQRIRVMVQLDEDVAINKVDLPTGSKQSVQSIEKATDTVVKKQSSVKAKIEKIAGSKAKRSFGYLLNAFSINVKVGDIEKIEALSGVVSVTPAQVFYPTDTHANAIADVQKVWEEKKLHGEGMVISIIDSGIDPSHKDLFLSNPESGPLTKESVKKMDKGKYFSEKVPFGYNYADGSDDIIDVGDAGMHGQHVAGIAGSNGEVKGVAPEAQLLAMKVFSNNKELKGCYTDDIIAAIEDSVKLGADVINMSLGSVSANTDPNDPQNQAIKRASDAGVVSVISAGNNSVSGTNDMHDTPKNLLNTSDMSTVGSPGVTTEALTVASSENSIVTLETLKDTLGNAVFSSVPELTDGSTTIFSKVETQYDVLNQERELIDVGFGKATDYTDEVKKSVKDNIALIQRGEISFSEKAKYAKENGAVAAFIYNNTDGIVQMSLDDAEYPTIGLSDVDGDVLLKVAKDKKKVAFNLGKAEVDNKMYGKMSDFSSWGPTPELNFKPEISAPGGNIYSLANGNKYQTMSGTSMASPFVAGSQALILQAIKEKKLNLSGKELVKFAKDSAVNTSVPMFDVSHTKEIISPRRQGAGQINVSSAIENEVSILYTPTNESTIALKEIGRSTTIDVTLTNHSDKDKTYTVNDYGGVYTQSTDANKEIYDTKIDKANLTTDNQTIELKAKESKTVSFNLTLPFSFSEQQFVEGFIGFDGVDTPNLVIPYMGFFGTYSKDKSVDPLIFQEGHSAPTASGFLVSNGNNILGMVKNEKGESVVDPDAMAISPKNNDGVQDYSMPYLFFNRNFSQATYDIIDDKGDTIKELYISKNGRKDFFNSGTGKWTTHAVSQAKWTGTSYNKKSGKEEQVPDGRYQYKVSVTSQNDGSTQETYIPVTVDNTKPEIKHVEVSKTGTLLVDVTDNLSGVKPDVVALNVNGKNYKMALKKGSNNDKHHQQYESTQRISSVFSQGKNQVTLGVSDMAGNIATTSIVAQQGDKENILIYNLSPNQTISQNTAGYNKETGSFTLSGSYKNDTVFYVDGVEVKTSDKGLFEVSVPITKDKTSILFTQDKEGTDLFGVMPVKVDLDAPVIEINDSSDGKINTTDSQYTLSGHISDATEALLYNPKTEEKVPLTLDNGAFSKELSLIYGDNLYYVIAGDESDNHTTQQVVIHSSSATKIDKNMIKFDNIDSSLSVINTDSTGYDKDNKTLTITGKLAYPVANFALNGEKVPYDPTTLAFSYQMKNISTGSYRLTAYVQDDKLNQGKPVVNYGYTIWVDDTLPSLTLHNVEQQSDGRLVGFTNQNPYVVQATITDNLTGYDFSINNNHVYTDPSYTTFNESFFDKRPSVDVDYKVSLLPEATSKMTATLSDLVGNKQTLDFDMNHHKDDTIPTPRLVSSDGKLTRKPVVISSSNETDVANHAGSFEKPNLYYSTDKEIWTVVPKDVSVSENGNYYFKYADKYGNESAVSEIKVDNIRTEIKSLPTISLSSYGGKEEKVTVTIGLTTEDTDTHLTYSLDEGKTWKEYKEAFDVTKDSVLQVKSVDTAGNESPVLSENIVVKPKPIQSKESTTQTELEKTDKKDGETQTSNELEESPSEEEKGEAEKEQTPPFENQEKEDKKIAEKEENQKEKTSQLSQESIGFISNETVKRSSNVSSNQTQETLKSLSKNNLPKTGDASNKKVVIIGILMLSLVSIVWLNKRKKEQ, from the coding sequence ATGAAACAGTCGGTTGTTAAACGTTCGGCACTGCTAGCGAGTAGTCTTTTGTTATTGTCCACGCCAGTTTTGGATGCAACACTTGTATTAGCAAATGAAACGAGTAGTCAAAAGGAAACACAAACGAATCAAAAAAAGGTAGAAGAAAGTGTCAAAAATTTTTTGAATGAAGAAAAAGAATTGGCCAATAAAGCTGATGCAACTGACTTTTATACAAGAGTCAATGAACAGTTAAAAAATGAGGGACTAATCACAGAAGGTACATCTAACACAACTGTTGATAAAGAACAACGCATACGTGTAATGGTCCAGTTGGATGAGGATGTTGCTATAAATAAAGTTGACTTACCAACAGGTTCTAAACAATCTGTTCAGTCAATAGAAAAAGCGACAGATACAGTGGTCAAAAAACAATCGTCTGTAAAAGCAAAGATTGAAAAAATCGCAGGCTCAAAGGCCAAACGTTCATTTGGTTATTTGTTAAATGCGTTTTCTATTAATGTAAAAGTTGGAGACATTGAAAAAATTGAAGCACTAAGTGGTGTTGTATCAGTGACACCGGCTCAAGTATTTTATCCAACTGATACACATGCAAATGCAATTGCCGATGTACAAAAAGTTTGGGAAGAAAAGAAATTACATGGTGAAGGAATGGTTATCTCAATTATTGATAGTGGAATCGATCCAAGCCATAAAGATCTATTTTTATCCAATCCTGAAAGCGGTCCTTTAACTAAAGAAAGCGTTAAAAAAATGGATAAAGGAAAATACTTCAGTGAAAAGGTTCCATTTGGCTATAATTACGCAGATGGCAGCGATGATATTATAGATGTGGGTGATGCAGGGATGCATGGCCAACATGTGGCAGGTATTGCTGGATCAAACGGTGAAGTGAAAGGAGTTGCCCCAGAAGCTCAGTTACTTGCAATGAAAGTTTTTTCTAATAACAAAGAGTTGAAAGGCTGTTATACAGATGACATTATTGCGGCTATTGAGGACTCGGTTAAATTAGGAGCGGACGTTATTAATATGAGCTTAGGTTCTGTTAGCGCAAATACTGATCCAAACGACCCACAAAATCAAGCGATAAAACGTGCAAGTGATGCAGGTGTTGTGTCAGTTATTTCAGCAGGAAATAATAGTGTGAGTGGGACAAACGACATGCATGACACCCCCAAAAATCTATTAAATACGTCAGATATGAGTACAGTTGGAAGTCCCGGAGTCACTACTGAAGCGTTGACTGTTGCGTCATCAGAAAATTCTATTGTGACACTTGAAACATTGAAAGATACATTAGGTAATGCAGTCTTTAGTTCAGTACCAGAACTAACAGATGGGTCAACGACCATATTTAGTAAAGTTGAAACACAATATGATGTGCTAAATCAAGAACGCGAATTAATAGATGTAGGATTTGGTAAAGCAACAGATTATACAGATGAGGTGAAAAAATCAGTAAAAGATAATATTGCCTTGATACAGCGTGGCGAGATTTCATTTAGTGAAAAAGCAAAATATGCAAAAGAAAATGGTGCTGTTGCAGCATTTATCTATAATAATACGGATGGCATTGTACAAATGTCCTTAGATGATGCGGAGTATCCAACAATTGGTCTGTCAGATGTTGATGGAGACGTGTTATTAAAAGTAGCGAAGGATAAGAAAAAAGTAGCGTTCAATCTTGGAAAAGCTGAAGTTGACAATAAAATGTATGGTAAGATGTCAGATTTTAGTTCATGGGGACCAACACCTGAATTGAATTTTAAACCTGAAATATCTGCTCCTGGTGGTAATATTTATTCACTAGCTAATGGAAATAAGTATCAAACAATGAGTGGAACAAGTATGGCGTCCCCCTTTGTAGCTGGATCTCAAGCATTAATTTTGCAAGCCATAAAAGAGAAAAAACTTAACTTAAGTGGGAAAGAATTAGTGAAGTTTGCAAAAGATTCTGCTGTTAATACATCTGTTCCAATGTTTGATGTGAGTCATACAAAAGAAATTATTTCACCACGAAGACAAGGTGCAGGACAAATCAATGTATCCTCAGCAATTGAAAATGAAGTCAGTATCCTTTATACACCGACTAATGAATCAACGATTGCTTTAAAAGAAATTGGCCGTTCAACAACAATCGATGTGACGTTGACTAATCATAGTGATAAAGATAAAACGTATACAGTAAATGATTATGGTGGGGTCTACACACAGAGTACTGACGCGAATAAAGAAATCTATGATACAAAAATAGATAAAGCGAATCTAACAACAGATAACCAAACAATTGAGTTAAAAGCTAAAGAGAGTAAAACAGTTTCGTTTAATTTGACATTACCATTTTCTTTTTCAGAACAACAATTTGTTGAAGGCTTTATCGGATTTGATGGTGTGGATACACCTAACTTAGTTATTCCATACATGGGATTCTTTGGCACTTATTCTAAAGATAAGTCAGTCGATCCTTTGATTTTTCAAGAAGGTCATAGCGCACCGACAGCATCAGGATTTTTAGTAAGTAATGGCAATAATATTTTAGGAATGGTGAAAAATGAAAAAGGTGAGTCAGTTGTTGATCCAGATGCGATGGCTATTTCTCCTAAAAATAATGATGGTGTTCAAGATTATAGTATGCCATATTTATTTTTCAATCGTAATTTCTCACAAGCAACATATGACATTATAGATGATAAAGGTGACACAATAAAAGAGCTTTACATTTCTAAAAATGGTCGCAAAGATTTCTTTAATTCAGGAACAGGAAAGTGGACAACGCATGCCGTGTCTCAAGCAAAATGGACAGGAACATCATATAATAAAAAATCAGGCAAAGAAGAACAAGTACCAGATGGTCGTTACCAATACAAAGTAAGTGTTACTTCACAAAATGATGGTTCAACCCAAGAAACGTACATACCAGTAACAGTTGATAATACGAAACCAGAAATTAAACATGTCGAGGTAAGTAAAACAGGAACGCTACTAGTTGATGTAACGGATAATTTGTCTGGAGTGAAACCAGATGTTGTGGCTTTAAATGTAAATGGAAAAAATTACAAAATGGCTCTTAAAAAAGGTAGTAACAATGATAAACATCATCAGCAATATGAATCAACTCAACGAATATCTAGTGTCTTTTCTCAAGGGAAAAATCAAGTGACTCTTGGCGTGAGTGATATGGCCGGAAATATTGCTACCACAAGTATAGTTGCTCAACAAGGTGATAAAGAAAATATCTTAATTTATAATCTGTCACCAAATCAAACCATTAGCCAAAATACAGCGGGATATAATAAAGAGACTGGGAGCTTCACATTATCAGGTAGTTACAAGAATGATACAGTATTTTATGTAGATGGTGTTGAAGTCAAAACATCAGATAAGGGATTATTTGAAGTCAGTGTTCCGATTACAAAAGATAAAACCAGTATATTATTTACACAAGATAAAGAAGGTACTGACTTGTTTGGTGTGATGCCGGTAAAAGTGGATTTAGATGCGCCTGTTATAGAGATAAATGATTCATCTGACGGAAAAATAAATACTACAGATAGTCAATATACGTTATCAGGTCATATCAGTGATGCAACTGAAGCCTTGTTGTATAATCCTAAAACAGAAGAAAAAGTGCCATTAACATTAGATAACGGTGCGTTCTCTAAAGAGCTCTCACTAATTTATGGAGATAATTTATATTATGTTATCGCAGGGGATGAATCGGACAATCACACCACTCAACAGGTCGTCATTCATTCATCTAGTGCAACGAAAATTGATAAAAATATGATTAAATTTGATAATATCGATTCTAGTCTATCAGTGATAAATACGGATAGCACAGGATATGATAAAGATAATAAAACATTAACCATCACTGGTAAATTAGCCTACCCAGTCGCTAATTTTGCATTAAATGGTGAAAAAGTACCTTATGATCCCACGACTTTAGCCTTTAGTTATCAAATGAAAAATATTTCAACAGGATCATATCGATTAACAGCTTACGTCCAAGATGATAAATTAAATCAAGGTAAGCCAGTTGTTAATTATGGCTATACTATTTGGGTGGATGACACCTTACCATCATTAACATTACATAATGTGGAGCAACAATCTGATGGGCGCTTAGTTGGGTTTACGAATCAAAATCCATATGTTGTTCAAGCCACGATAACAGATAATTTAACGGGTTATGATTTTAGTATAAATAATAATCATGTTTACACTGATCCAAGCTATACAACATTTAATGAGTCGTTCTTTGACAAAAGACCAAGTGTGGATGTTGATTATAAAGTGTCTCTTTTACCAGAAGCAACATCTAAAATGACAGCAACATTATCTGACTTAGTTGGAAATAAACAAACATTAGATTTTGATATGAATCATCACAAAGATGATACAATACCAACTCCAAGATTAGTAAGTAGTGATGGTAAACTAACACGTAAACCAGTCGTAATATCGTCTAGCAATGAGACTGATGTGGCTAATCATGCAGGTAGCTTTGAAAAGCCTAACTTGTATTACTCAACTGATAAAGAAATATGGACGGTTGTACCAAAAGATGTCAGCGTCAGTGAAAATGGAAACTACTACTTTAAGTATGCAGACAAATATGGAAATGAATCAGCAGTCTCAGAAATAAAAGTAGATAATATTCGTACCGAGATAAAATCACTCCCAACTATTTCACTTAGCTCATACGGTGGGAAAGAAGAAAAAGTGACAGTGACGATTGGTTTAACGACTGAGGATACTGATACTCATCTAACGTATAGTTTAGATGAAGGGAAAACGTGGAAAGAGTATAAAGAAGCATTTGACGTGACAAAAGATAGTGTATTACAAGTCAAATCAGTTGATACTGCGGGTAATGAAAGTCCCGTTTTAAGTGAAAACATCGTCGTAAAACCTAAACCAATCCAAAGTAAAGAAAGTACAACACAAACAGAATTAGAAAAAACAGATAAAAAAGATGGTGAGACACAGACATCAAATGAATTAGAAGAATCACCATCTGAAGAAGAAAAAGGCGAAGCAGAAAAAGAGCAAACGCCACCTTTTGAAAATCAAGAAAAAGAAGATAAAAAAATAGCAGAAAAAGAAGAGAATCAAAAAGAAAAAACTAGTCAACTATCGCAAGAGTCAATTGGATTCATTTCTAATGAAACGGTGAAACGATCGAGTAATGTATCATCTAATCAAACGCAGGAAACCTTAAAATCACTTTCTAAAAATAACTTACCCAAAACTGGTGATGCATCAAATAAAAAAGTAGTGATAATTGGTATACTGATGTTATCGTTAGTATCAATTGTATGGCTCAATAAACGAAAAAAGGAACAGTAA
- a CDS encoding PTS glucitol/sorbitol transporter subunit IIA — protein MIKSVVKQIGEHAMDAKDEMIILFGEKVTEEIEKVSVIQQVETSGPFNLEVGDTILFDDQEYHIVKIGSVSNRHLESMGHVTLMFKDPEGMDELSNAIYLEPYTFPKINEGTIITYR, from the coding sequence ATGATTAAATCAGTTGTCAAACAAATTGGGGAACACGCAATGGATGCTAAAGATGAAATGATTATTTTATTTGGAGAAAAAGTGACAGAAGAAATTGAAAAAGTTTCTGTTATTCAACAAGTTGAAACAAGTGGGCCATTTAATCTAGAAGTTGGTGACACCATTTTATTTGATGACCAAGAGTACCATATAGTTAAAATTGGGTCTGTTTCAAATAGACACTTAGAATCTATGGGACATGTAACATTGATGTTCAAAGATCCAGAAGGTATGGATGAACTATCAAATGCGATTTATCTGGAACCATATACGTTCCCTAAAATCAATGAAGGGACTATTATTACATATCGTTAG
- a CDS encoding AI-2E family transporter: protein MKLKKEGSPKSLFYRLFLNNKLVTGLMVVLLILLILLVFTKVSDLFTPVAQFLGIVGVPIIVSGLLYYLLNPVVNFFEKRGIKRVYTISLLFITILGLIIWGIVILVPKIEYQTKSFISEWPHYWDVIERKTTEFVSLPALSQFSEPFEKYFNELTNSISSLAKTLSKTTFNSLGNIVGAVANVVVTAITVPFILFYLLKDGRQLVPYITPAIPIKMRKPTLKVLEDINKQLSSYVRGQVTVAFAVAVMFMIGFSVIGLEYSVTLGILAGLLNLIPYIGSALATIPAIILAFVSGPKMLIAVIIVFIIEQTVEGRVISPLILGSQLDIHPITIIFVLLSAGKLFGVLGVILGIPGYAAMKVVVIHVFNWYKEVSGLYEEEQEEETPSVT, encoded by the coding sequence GTGAAGTTAAAAAAAGAGGGAAGTCCTAAGTCTTTATTCTATCGTTTGTTTTTAAACAACAAGCTAGTAACAGGCTTAATGGTTGTATTGTTAATACTACTCATACTATTAGTATTTACTAAAGTATCTGACTTATTTACACCGGTCGCACAATTTTTAGGCATTGTTGGTGTACCAATCATTGTTTCAGGTTTACTGTACTACTTGCTAAATCCAGTAGTCAATTTTTTTGAAAAACGTGGCATAAAACGCGTTTATACCATTAGTTTACTTTTTATTACTATTTTAGGTTTAATTATTTGGGGAATTGTTATTCTTGTTCCAAAAATTGAATACCAAACAAAAAGTTTTATTTCAGAATGGCCACATTATTGGGATGTTATTGAACGAAAAACCACAGAGTTCGTATCTTTACCTGCTCTGAGTCAATTTAGTGAGCCTTTTGAGAAATACTTTAATGAACTAACAAATTCTATTAGTAGTCTAGCAAAAACTTTATCTAAAACAACATTTAACAGTTTAGGTAATATCGTCGGAGCGGTAGCAAATGTTGTTGTGACTGCTATTACTGTACCGTTTATTTTGTTCTATTTATTAAAAGATGGCCGGCAATTAGTTCCGTACATTACGCCAGCTATTCCAATAAAAATGCGAAAGCCAACACTTAAAGTGTTAGAAGATATTAATAAACAATTATCTTCTTACGTACGAGGTCAAGTAACAGTAGCATTTGCTGTTGCGGTAATGTTTATGATTGGTTTTAGTGTTATAGGACTTGAATATAGTGTGACGTTAGGTATATTAGCAGGTTTGTTAAATTTAATTCCTTATATAGGATCTGCTCTAGCAACAATTCCGGCGATTATATTAGCCTTTGTTAGTGGTCCTAAAATGTTAATTGCTGTGATTATAGTATTTATTATTGAGCAAACAGTTGAAGGACGTGTAATTTCACCTTTAATTTTAGGCAGTCAGTTAGATATTCATCCTATAACGATTATTTTTGTCTTGTTATCAGCTGGTAAATTATTTGGTGTATTAGGAGTGATATTAGGTATACCTGGATATGCTGCTATGAAAGTGGTTGTCATTCATGTGTTTAATTGGTACAAAGAAGTATCAGGTTTGTATGAAGAAGAACAAGAGGAAGAAACACCAAGTGTGACTTAA
- a CDS encoding LysR family transcriptional regulator codes for MDIRQLTYFIAIAESNTISDAAKKLNIAQSALSQMLKQLETELGTILIERHKKQHHLTPSGCIMYDEALSITAQINQAKQRIQDSNVGILGSINIGVDALLSTILYSTIKNYSKTYPDIKLNIFQNDQATLQEMLEARQIDVALTHYALNEDEFISINKETVPVYLVYSDNYDEHWTMNEILRQSKDIILPLHKDEKLYKELTLWLNNSIGCKKNITSCADVKLLLQLIKTNQCVSFIPEFLLRELPKSIYIHEVTLPTLTYSYQWVYLKNRYFPKILTEFLSFN; via the coding sequence ATGGATATCAGACAACTAACTTATTTTATTGCCATAGCAGAATCAAATACTATCTCTGATGCCGCAAAAAAACTTAATATTGCTCAATCAGCTTTAAGTCAAATGTTAAAGCAACTAGAAACTGAGTTAGGTACAATTCTAATAGAAAGACATAAAAAACAACATCACCTCACTCCTAGTGGGTGTATTATGTATGATGAAGCACTGTCCATCACCGCCCAAATCAATCAAGCCAAACAACGCATACAAGATAGTAACGTTGGAATACTTGGTTCGATTAATATTGGCGTCGACGCACTACTATCAACCATTTTATATTCAACTATTAAAAACTATTCAAAAACATATCCAGATATTAAATTGAATATTTTTCAAAACGATCAAGCTACATTGCAAGAAATGTTGGAAGCAAGACAAATTGACGTTGCTCTAACTCACTATGCCCTCAATGAGGATGAATTTATTTCAATTAACAAAGAAACGGTTCCTGTTTACCTCGTTTACTCTGATAATTATGATGAGCATTGGACAATGAATGAAATATTACGTCAGTCAAAAGATATTATCTTACCTCTACACAAAGATGAAAAATTGTATAAAGAATTGACTCTTTGGTTAAACAATTCGATTGGCTGCAAAAAAAACATTACAAGCTGCGCAGATGTGAAACTGCTCTTACAATTGATTAAAACCAATCAATGTGTTAGTTTTATTCCAGAATTTTTACTACGAGAATTACCTAAAAGTATTTATATACATGAAGTGACACTTCCTACTCTTACTTACTCATATCAATGGGTTTACTTAAAAAATAGGTACTTCCCAAAAATATTAACTGAGTTTCTATCGTTTAATTAA